CCCTGGCCCTGCTCAACGACGCTGTCAAAAAGGGGGGCGCATTTGCCAGCTCCAACGTCGGGGGCCTGAGCGGCGCTTTCATTCCGGTGAGCGAGGACTTGAATATTTCCGAATCGGCCCGCGCCGGCCACCTGTGCCTTGAAAAGCTCGAAGCCATGACCAGTGTCTGCTCGGTGGGATTGGATATGGTCGCCCTGCCGGGAGATACTTCGGCCGAAACCCTGGCCGCGATCATCGCCGATGAGATGGCTATCGGGGTCATCAATCGCAAGACCACGGCCGCGCGTCTCATTCCCGTGCCAGGCAAACGGGCGGGCGACAACGCCTATTTCGGCGGATTGCTGGGTGAATCGGTCATCATGCCGGTCAATAATGCATCCGGCGCCAACCTGTTTGTGAAACGCGGGGGTTTGATTCCATCGCCGATTCAGAGCCTCACCAATTAGCGTCCATCCACAAATGGCCAATTGGCAATTTGTGGATGGACGCTAAATAAAAAAACCACCTGCAGTCCACAGGTGGTTTTTTTTGTATGTAACTCTATCGGTTTTATTTTACGGTGATCACCGGGCAGTGGGCATTTAAAATCAGGTATTGGGCCGTGGAACCGAAAATCAGTTTGCCCACTTTGGAGCGTTTGCGAATGCCGATGGCGATCTCGTCGATCCCCTGCTCTTTGGCGTAGGCGACCAGATCTTCGTCGGGGGTCATGCCGCGCACCAGCAAGTGGGTTTCGCAGGCGATGCCCTCTTTTTCCAACTTCTCCTTGGCATTTTTCAATTCCAGTTCGAGCTGCTGGATCACCTTCTGCTCATCTTCGGTGCCCTTTTCCATGGA
This Desulfatitalea tepidiphila DNA region includes the following protein-coding sequences:
- a CDS encoding universal stress protein → MKIMVCYDGSGASRSALRVAIKHAKALDAKVYLVASMEKGTEDEQKVIQQLELELKNAKEKLEKEGIACETHLLVRGMTPDEDLVAYAKEQGIDEIAIGIRKRSKVGKLIFGSTAQYLILNAHCPVITVK